In a single window of the Agromyces sp. H17E-10 genome:
- a CDS encoding MFS transporter, with protein MRSFWAALPTEGRWLLSTVAIQTLGRGLTLPFTIIYLHEVRGFDLGVSGTLMGLIAITGLIVTGPGGTLIDRFGAKIVLIVGLVAMIAGCTLLAFATTPAVAAVALVLIGINFGVSWPGFNALIATVVEGDLRQQYFGVNFALVNLGIGVGGIIGGFFVDVHNPDTFTAIFLVDAATSLIPMALLLGPLRHVRTHVEPDEHAAPVGGYREILKRPAVLWLTLVTFISVFIGYGQMEAGFPAYARQVSEVSTQVVGFSFAVNTAVIVLLQFTVLKLIAGHRRTRVMQVMAAVWAVSWLVLGATGLLPDSLAAAIGVLAFMGIFAFGETMLQPTVPAIYNDLADDRNRGRYNAINAAAFQGGAITGPVVAGVLLGVGQGAWFIAAMVAGCVLIMLLALALERRVPASANGVSEPSPEPVADPSASPAGPAAG; from the coding sequence ATGAGATCGTTCTGGGCCGCCCTGCCGACCGAGGGGCGCTGGCTGCTGTCGACCGTCGCCATCCAGACCCTCGGGCGCGGCCTCACGCTGCCGTTCACGATCATCTACCTGCACGAGGTGCGCGGGTTCGACCTCGGCGTCTCGGGCACGCTCATGGGCCTCATCGCGATCACGGGGCTCATCGTCACGGGGCCGGGCGGCACGCTGATCGACCGCTTCGGCGCCAAGATCGTGCTCATCGTCGGGCTCGTCGCGATGATCGCCGGCTGCACGCTGCTCGCCTTCGCGACGACGCCGGCGGTGGCCGCGGTCGCGCTCGTGCTCATCGGCATCAACTTCGGCGTCTCGTGGCCCGGGTTCAACGCACTCATCGCGACCGTGGTCGAGGGCGACCTGCGGCAGCAGTACTTCGGCGTCAACTTCGCCCTCGTCAACCTCGGCATCGGCGTGGGCGGCATCATCGGCGGGTTCTTCGTCGACGTGCACAACCCCGACACGTTCACCGCGATCTTCCTCGTCGACGCCGCCACGAGCCTCATCCCCATGGCGCTGCTGCTCGGCCCCCTCCGACACGTCCGCACGCACGTCGAACCCGACGAGCACGCTGCCCCGGTCGGCGGCTACCGCGAGATCCTCAAGCGCCCGGCGGTGCTGTGGCTGACGCTGGTCACGTTCATCTCGGTGTTCATCGGCTACGGCCAGATGGAGGCCGGGTTCCCCGCGTACGCCCGCCAGGTCTCCGAGGTGTCGACCCAGGTCGTCGGCTTCTCGTTCGCCGTCAACACGGCCGTCATCGTGCTGCTGCAGTTCACCGTGCTGAAGCTGATCGCGGGCCACCGCCGCACACGCGTGATGCAGGTCATGGCCGCCGTCTGGGCCGTCTCGTGGCTCGTTCTCGGCGCGACCGGCCTGTTGCCCGACTCGCTCGCCGCGGCGATCGGCGTGCTCGCCTTCATGGGCATCTTCGCCTTCGGCGAGACGATGCTGCAGCCGACCGTGCCGGCGATCTACAACGATCTCGCCGACGACCGCAATCGAGGCCGGTACAACGCCATCAACGCGGCCGCGTTCCAGGGCGGCGCGATCACGGGTCCCGTCGTCGCCGGGGTGCTGCTCGGCGTCGGCCAGGGCGCCTGGTTCATCGCGGCGATGGTCGCCGGCTGCGTGCTGATCATGCTGCTCGCCCTCGCCCTCGAGCGCCGGGTGCCGGCCTCTGCGAACGGCGTCAGCGAGCCGTCGCCCGAGCCGGTCGCCGACCCGAGCGCGTCACCGGCCGGTCCCGCGGCCGGCTGA
- a CDS encoding heme-degrading domain-containing protein — protein sequence MSDLLRRLEAEDEELRFAAFTHDDAWELGARLRSVAAERRLPVAIAIWFGPQRVFHAALPGASADNDGWLDRKHHVVERYGKASLRVGEEFRAKGEDFDTHARLDPHEYAAHGGVVPLRLDSGAVIGAVGVSGLPQVDDHDLVVGQLRAMLGEARER from the coding sequence ATGAGCGATCTGCTTCGCCGCCTCGAGGCCGAAGACGAGGAGTTGCGGTTCGCCGCGTTCACCCACGACGACGCCTGGGAGCTCGGCGCGAGACTGCGGTCGGTCGCGGCCGAGCGGCGGCTGCCGGTCGCGATCGCGATCTGGTTCGGCCCGCAGCGGGTGTTCCACGCCGCGCTGCCCGGCGCGAGCGCCGACAACGACGGCTGGCTCGACCGCAAGCACCACGTCGTCGAGCGGTACGGCAAGGCCTCGCTGCGCGTCGGCGAGGAGTTCCGGGCGAAGGGCGAGGACTTCGACACCCACGCCCGGCTCGACCCGCACGAGTACGCGGCTCACGGCGGCGTGGTGCCCCTGCGGCTCGACTCGGGTGCGGTGATCGGCGCGGTCGGCGTGTCGGGGCTCCCGCAGGTCGACGACCACGACCTCGTCGTCGGGCAGCTGCGGGCGATGCTCGGCGAGGCGCGCGAGCGGTGA
- a CDS encoding M64 family metallopeptidase, which yields MADSVTVLQDVGSGGKTLAILGEGFAAGADQTTYDTYVRDVVMKQVFGDGYYNEDAAAWNIRRVNLESVHSGASTRTWNLNGTPSNTADDTSTEMIFDTALGIISNGEWWHGWFENGANTKKRIDDALAKWAPGADFTLIIVNSTLPGGLRTGSVLKVTTQEGWDVIAHEMGHGFGDLEDEYSATGKGAYSSGEPARVNVTIERTRSKLKWKQFVAGTTPIPTGTGNAAGWTSGTKPTGWDDTSDAGTFEGGATFERGIFRPVIDCRMNSNTPDFCPVCYTELKDTYHGPAKHSFSRMVPGRFSSSLGSEFIGVEDRALTVYRADGPRWTHKRTTAAVVPGSWEIRPGDRYWAGDFDGDGRDELVVYNSTDWVFPYLALIKVDTDGRMRVLARYDGDIPGWGGFARNDDFLVGDFDGDGRDDLLVVNFDDWSMPYVATLISTGSGFFQSRRYDGDIPGWGGLARHDEIMVVNARGTSQDDLLIWNSRDWSSEYLGLFRNQRGSFRCIRMWEDDIPGWGGFAEHDRFFVGDFDGDGKEDLYLFNGSDWAKPYLAMFRSTGSDFAFVRMFDGDVPGWGGMRSHDRFMPADLTGDGKVDLFAWNMDDWSHDYAGRMISNGSNLSADFREDWVGEWRLGSVDRFERVPERHRIRVTTGLSQAIVIGPLTRKGPDRILAHNTDWMSSFSGTGPLGMNSIYNRWVHNYRFGRNW from the coding sequence ATGGCCGACAGTGTCACGGTCCTGCAGGACGTCGGATCGGGCGGGAAGACCCTCGCGATCCTCGGCGAGGGGTTCGCAGCGGGCGCCGATCAGACGACCTACGACACCTACGTGCGCGACGTCGTGATGAAGCAGGTGTTCGGCGACGGGTACTACAACGAGGACGCCGCGGCCTGGAACATCCGCCGGGTGAACCTCGAATCGGTGCACTCGGGCGCGAGCACGCGCACCTGGAACCTCAACGGCACGCCGTCGAACACTGCGGACGACACCTCGACGGAGATGATCTTCGACACCGCGCTCGGCATCATCTCGAACGGGGAGTGGTGGCACGGCTGGTTCGAGAACGGCGCGAACACCAAGAAGCGCATCGACGACGCCCTCGCGAAGTGGGCGCCGGGCGCGGACTTCACGCTCATCATCGTCAACTCGACGCTGCCGGGCGGCCTTCGCACGGGGTCGGTCCTGAAGGTCACCACCCAGGAGGGCTGGGACGTGATCGCCCACGAGATGGGGCACGGCTTCGGCGACCTCGAGGACGAGTACAGCGCGACCGGCAAGGGCGCCTACTCGTCGGGCGAACCGGCGCGGGTGAACGTCACGATCGAGCGAACGCGCTCGAAGCTGAAGTGGAAGCAATTCGTCGCGGGCACGACGCCCATCCCGACGGGAACGGGCAACGCGGCGGGGTGGACCTCGGGCACGAAGCCGACCGGCTGGGACGACACCTCGGACGCAGGCACCTTCGAGGGCGGCGCGACGTTCGAGCGTGGCATCTTCCGCCCGGTCATCGACTGCCGGATGAACAGCAACACGCCCGACTTCTGCCCGGTCTGCTATACCGAGCTCAAGGACACCTACCACGGCCCTGCGAAGCACAGCTTCTCGCGCATGGTGCCGGGGCGGTTCAGCTCGAGCCTCGGGTCCGAGTTCATCGGCGTCGAGGACCGGGCCCTGACCGTCTACCGCGCCGACGGCCCACGGTGGACGCACAAGCGCACGACGGCCGCGGTCGTGCCCGGGTCGTGGGAGATCCGGCCTGGCGACCGGTACTGGGCCGGCGACTTCGACGGCGACGGCCGAGACGAGCTCGTCGTCTACAACTCGACCGACTGGGTGTTCCCCTATCTCGCGCTCATCAAGGTCGACACCGACGGGCGGATGCGGGTGCTCGCGCGGTACGACGGCGACATCCCCGGCTGGGGCGGCTTCGCACGGAACGACGACTTCCTCGTCGGCGACTTCGACGGCGACGGTCGCGACGACCTGCTCGTCGTGAACTTCGACGACTGGTCGATGCCGTACGTCGCGACGCTCATCTCCACCGGGTCGGGCTTCTTCCAATCGCGCCGCTACGACGGCGACATCCCCGGTTGGGGCGGGCTCGCCCGCCACGACGAGATCATGGTCGTGAACGCGCGCGGCACGAGCCAGGACGACCTGCTCATCTGGAACTCGCGCGACTGGTCGAGCGAGTACCTCGGGCTGTTCCGCAACCAGCGCGGGTCGTTCCGGTGCATCCGGATGTGGGAGGACGACATCCCCGGCTGGGGCGGCTTCGCGGAGCACGACCGGTTCTTCGTCGGCGACTTCGACGGCGACGGCAAGGAGGACCTCTACCTCTTCAACGGATCGGACTGGGCGAAGCCGTACCTCGCGATGTTCCGGTCGACCGGGAGCGACTTCGCGTTCGTGCGCATGTTCGACGGCGACGTACCCGGCTGGGGCGGCATGCGCAGCCACGACCGCTTCATGCCGGCCGACCTCACGGGCGACGGCAAGGTCGACCTGTTCGCCTGGAACATGGACGACTGGTCGCACGACTACGCCGGCCGCATGATCTCGAACGGCTCGAACCTGTCGGCCGACTTCCGCGAGGACTGGGTGGGGGAATGGCGGCTGGGGTCGGTCGACCGGTTCGAACGCGTGCCCGAGCGGCATCGGATCCGGGTCACCACGGGTCTCTCGCAGGCGATCGTGATCGGACCGCTCACGCGGAAGGGACCCGACCGGATCCTGGCCCACAACACCGACTGGATGTCGAGCTTCAGCGGCACCGGGCCGCTCGGCATGAACAGCATCTACAACCGCTGGGTGCACAACTACCGCTTCGGCCGCAACTGGTGA
- a CDS encoding YceI family protein: MQKRTKIITASIVAGALVLGATAAIAGPIVYRDLIVGEADAAPRVTASPSASSDPDAAVPTDLSGEWVVADGSFAGYRVDEVLNGTDVTVTGRTDEVDGTLTVDALTLRSAEFTVDVASIETDSANRDDYFRTTALRTDEFPTATFVLTEPISVAEAPSVGDVHQVTATGELTLAGVTKPVTVELEAVLDGTTGQVAGSIPITFADYGVEAPNLGFVSVEPDGFVEFSLALERG, encoded by the coding sequence ATGCAGAAGCGCACGAAGATCATCACCGCCTCGATCGTCGCCGGAGCCCTCGTGCTCGGTGCGACCGCCGCGATCGCCGGGCCGATCGTGTACCGCGACCTCATCGTCGGCGAGGCCGACGCGGCCCCTCGCGTCACCGCCTCCCCGTCGGCTTCGAGCGATCCGGATGCCGCTGTCCCGACCGATCTCAGCGGCGAGTGGGTCGTGGCCGACGGCTCGTTCGCGGGCTACCGCGTCGACGAGGTGCTCAACGGCACCGACGTCACGGTGACCGGCCGCACCGATGAGGTCGACGGAACCCTCACGGTCGACGCGCTCACGCTGCGGAGCGCGGAGTTCACCGTCGACGTCGCGTCGATCGAGACCGACTCGGCGAACCGCGACGACTACTTCCGCACGACGGCGCTGCGCACCGACGAGTTCCCGACGGCGACGTTCGTGCTCACCGAGCCGATCTCGGTCGCCGAGGCACCGTCGGTCGGCGACGTGCACCAGGTCACCGCGACCGGCGAGCTCACGCTCGCGGGAGTCACGAAGCCCGTGACCGTCGAACTCGAGGCGGTGCTCGACGGCACGACCGGCCAGGTCGCCGGCAGCATCCCGATCACGTTCGCCGACTACGGGGTGGAGGCACCGAATCTCGGCTTCGTCTCGGTCGAGCCCGACGGGTTCGTCGAGTTCTCGCTCGCGCTCGAGCGCGGCTGA
- a CDS encoding LLM class flavin-dependent oxidoreductase — protein MQRFGTLSFGHYGPLGGGRELSAADSMLQAIDLAQGMDELGVNGVYFRVHHFARQQASPMTLLAAIAARTEGIEMGTGVVDMRYENPLHLAEDAAAVDLISGGRLALGVSRGSPETVVRGYETFGYTGSEDPRGADLARDHFARFLQAIEGEGLAEPDRSSPFAGPVTGTGGLQRIEPHSPGLRSRIWWGAGNRDSAEWAGRVGVNLMSSTLLTEDRGIPFDELQAQQLEAFRAAWREAGHEGEPRTSVSRSIFPITTAEDELYFGGRQDGDGVGYIDGLRSTFGKTYAGTPDKLVEQLQRDAAIQSADTLMLTIPSQLGVEFNLRLVAAFAEHVAPSLGWRPTTAG, from the coding sequence ATGCAACGCTTCGGAACGCTCTCGTTCGGTCACTACGGCCCGCTCGGCGGCGGCCGCGAACTGTCGGCCGCCGACTCGATGCTGCAGGCGATCGACCTCGCCCAGGGCATGGACGAGCTCGGCGTCAACGGCGTCTACTTCCGGGTTCACCACTTCGCGCGCCAGCAGGCGTCGCCGATGACGCTGCTCGCCGCGATCGCGGCGCGCACAGAGGGCATCGAGATGGGCACCGGCGTCGTCGACATGCGGTACGAGAACCCGCTGCACCTCGCCGAGGATGCCGCAGCCGTCGACCTCATCTCCGGCGGGCGCCTCGCGCTCGGCGTGAGCCGGGGATCACCCGAAACCGTCGTACGCGGTTACGAGACGTTCGGCTACACCGGCTCCGAGGATCCGCGCGGCGCCGACCTCGCGCGCGACCACTTCGCCCGGTTCCTGCAGGCGATCGAGGGCGAGGGGCTCGCCGAGCCCGACCGTTCGTCGCCGTTCGCCGGTCCCGTGACCGGCACGGGCGGCCTGCAACGCATCGAGCCGCATTCGCCGGGGCTCCGCTCGCGCATCTGGTGGGGCGCCGGCAACCGCGACTCGGCCGAGTGGGCGGGCCGCGTGGGCGTCAACCTGATGTCGTCGACCCTGCTCACCGAAGACCGCGGCATCCCGTTCGACGAGCTCCAGGCGCAGCAGCTCGAGGCGTTCCGCGCCGCTTGGCGCGAGGCCGGCCACGAAGGCGAGCCGCGCACCTCGGTGAGCCGCTCGATCTTCCCGATCACGACCGCCGAGGACGAGCTCTACTTCGGCGGCCGGCAGGACGGCGACGGCGTCGGCTACATCGACGGCCTGCGCTCGACGTTCGGCAAGACGTACGCCGGCACGCCCGACAAGCTCGTCGAGCAGCTGCAGCGCGATGCCGCGATCCAGTCGGCCGACACGCTCATGCTCACGATCCCGAGCCAGCTCGGCGTCGAGTTCAACCTGCGCCTCGTCGCGGCGTTCGCCGAGCACGTCGCCCCGTCCCTCGGCTGGCGGCCGACGACCGCCGGCTGA
- a CDS encoding aromatic ring-opening dioxygenase LigA, translated as MTEEFETGGAVLSRTQVNVVRLTGLAGIIGGILLIVVAIVAWVGVSSQLRAENIVIPDDAPIFAGKVVDGPIDAFVQAGVIDMHARAMADGKTYSELDQDDPLRTTVMNASFLRASLFTSVISFGIALFAGGVGVLFLLFGWALRTMVPPLPKSR; from the coding sequence GTGACCGAGGAGTTCGAGACGGGCGGAGCGGTGCTCAGCCGCACGCAGGTGAACGTGGTGCGACTGACCGGGCTCGCGGGGATCATCGGGGGCATCCTGCTGATCGTCGTGGCGATCGTCGCGTGGGTCGGGGTCTCGTCGCAGTTGCGCGCCGAGAACATCGTGATCCCCGACGACGCGCCGATCTTCGCAGGCAAGGTCGTCGACGGCCCGATCGACGCCTTCGTGCAGGCCGGCGTCATCGACATGCATGCGCGCGCCATGGCCGACGGCAAGACCTACTCTGAGCTCGACCAGGACGACCCGCTGCGCACGACCGTGATGAACGCGTCGTTCCTGCGCGCGTCGCTGTTCACCTCGGTGATCTCGTTCGGCATCGCACTGTTCGCCGGCGGGGTCGGCGTGCTGTTCCTGCTCTTCGGGTGGGCGTTGCGCACGATGGTGCCGCCGTTGCCGAAGTCGCGGTAG
- a CDS encoding ATP-dependent Clp protease ATP-binding subunit yields MANMQGAPNSQEEQKSALEQFGVNLTDLAKAGKLDPVIGRDAEIRRVSQVLTRRTKNNPVLIGEPGVGKTAVVEGLAQRIVAGDVAESLKDKQLVSLDISALVAGAMYRGQFEERLKAVLKEINEAEGGIITFVDELHLLMGAGGGEGSVAASNMLKPMLARGELHLIGATTLDEYREYIEKDAALERRFQQVYVGEPSVEDTIAILRGLKGRYEAHHGVTISDAALVAAASLSNRYITARQLPDKAIDLIDEAMSRLKMEIDSSPVEIDQLKRQVDRMKLEELALKKEKDDASKERLAKLRETLALQERELAGLEERWARERQGLNRVGDLKKRIDEAVTQRDLALRAGDYQKASKLEYETIKNLQRDLEAAEQADAAGNAGGEPRMVNEQVTDEDIAAVIAAWTGIPVGRLMQGETEKLLHLEQELGKRLIGQKKAVASVADAVRRSRAGINDPNRPTGSFLFLGPTGVGKTELAKALAEFLFDDERAMVRIDMSEYGEKFSVSRLVGAPPGYVGYDQGGQLTEAVRRRPYSVILFDEVEKAHPEVFDVLLQVLDDGRLTDGQGRTVDFRNTILILTSNLGSQYLIDPALSWSEKEQAVMQTVRQAFKPEFVNRLDDLVVFSALSEQDLAEIVNLYIDRLGARLHERRLELGVTPDARAWLAERGYDPLYGARPLRRLMQREIDDRLARALLDGSVRDGDTVVVALAADGESLTVARAETIRDGDAPDRRDADDEVVEAELLDE; encoded by the coding sequence ATGGCGAACATGCAGGGCGCGCCGAACTCGCAGGAGGAGCAGAAGTCGGCGCTCGAACAGTTCGGCGTCAACCTGACCGACCTCGCGAAGGCCGGCAAGCTCGACCCGGTGATCGGCCGTGACGCCGAGATCCGCCGCGTGAGCCAGGTGCTGACCCGTCGTACCAAGAACAACCCCGTGCTCATCGGCGAGCCCGGCGTCGGCAAGACGGCCGTCGTCGAAGGCCTCGCCCAGCGCATCGTCGCGGGCGACGTCGCCGAGTCGCTGAAGGACAAGCAGCTCGTCTCGCTCGACATCTCCGCGCTCGTCGCCGGCGCCATGTACCGCGGCCAGTTCGAGGAGCGGCTCAAGGCCGTGCTCAAGGAGATCAACGAGGCCGAGGGCGGCATCATCACGTTCGTCGACGAGCTGCACCTGCTCATGGGCGCCGGCGGCGGCGAGGGCTCGGTCGCGGCATCCAACATGCTGAAGCCCATGCTCGCCCGCGGCGAACTGCACCTCATCGGCGCGACGACGCTCGACGAGTACCGCGAGTACATCGAGAAGGACGCCGCGCTCGAGCGCCGCTTCCAGCAGGTGTACGTCGGCGAGCCCTCGGTCGAGGACACGATCGCGATCCTGCGCGGGCTCAAGGGTCGCTACGAGGCGCACCACGGGGTCACGATCTCGGATGCGGCGCTCGTGGCCGCGGCATCCCTCTCGAACCGGTACATCACCGCGCGGCAGCTGCCCGACAAGGCCATCGACCTCATCGACGAGGCCATGTCGCGGCTCAAGATGGAGATCGACTCGTCGCCCGTCGAGATCGACCAGCTCAAGCGCCAGGTCGACCGCATGAAGCTCGAGGAGCTCGCCCTCAAGAAGGAGAAGGACGACGCCTCGAAGGAGCGGCTCGCGAAGCTGCGCGAGACCCTCGCCCTGCAGGAGCGGGAGCTCGCGGGACTCGAGGAGCGCTGGGCGCGCGAGCGTCAGGGCCTCAACCGGGTCGGCGACCTCAAGAAGCGCATCGACGAGGCCGTCACGCAGCGCGACCTCGCGCTGCGCGCGGGCGACTACCAGAAGGCGTCGAAGCTCGAGTACGAGACCATCAAGAACCTGCAGCGCGACCTCGAGGCCGCCGAGCAGGCCGACGCCGCGGGCAACGCCGGCGGCGAGCCGCGCATGGTCAACGAGCAGGTCACCGACGAGGACATCGCCGCGGTGATCGCCGCGTGGACGGGCATCCCGGTCGGCCGGCTGATGCAGGGCGAGACCGAGAAGCTGCTGCATCTCGAGCAGGAGCTCGGCAAGCGCCTCATCGGCCAGAAGAAGGCCGTCGCCTCGGTCGCCGACGCCGTGCGCCGCTCGCGTGCGGGCATCAACGACCCCAACCGTCCGACCGGCTCGTTCCTGTTCCTCGGCCCGACCGGCGTCGGCAAGACCGAGCTCGCGAAGGCGCTCGCCGAGTTCCTCTTCGACGACGAGCGCGCCATGGTGCGCATCGACATGTCGGAGTACGGCGAGAAGTTCTCGGTCTCGCGCCTCGTCGGCGCCCCTCCCGGGTACGTCGGCTACGACCAGGGTGGCCAGCTCACCGAGGCCGTGCGTCGTCGGCCCTACTCGGTGATCCTGTTCGACGAGGTCGAGAAGGCGCACCCCGAGGTGTTCGACGTGCTGCTGCAGGTGCTCGACGACGGGCGCCTGACCGACGGCCAGGGCCGAACGGTCGACTTCCGCAACACGATCCTCATCCTCACCTCGAACCTCGGCTCGCAGTACCTCATCGACCCGGCCCTCAGCTGGAGCGAGAAGGAGCAGGCCGTGATGCAGACGGTGCGGCAGGCGTTCAAGCCCGAGTTCGTGAACCGCCTCGACGACCTCGTCGTCTTCTCGGCGCTCAGCGAGCAGGACCTCGCCGAGATCGTGAACCTCTACATCGACCGGCTCGGCGCGCGTCTGCACGAGCGGCGGCTCGAGCTCGGTGTCACGCCCGACGCCCGGGCCTGGCTCGCCGAGCGCGGTTACGACCCGCTGTACGGCGCCCGGCCGCTGCGCCGGCTCATGCAGCGCGAGATCGACGACCGGCTCGCCCGGGCACTCCTCGACGGCAGCGTGCGCGACGGCGACACCGTGGTCGTCGCGCTCGCCGCCGACGGCGAGTCGCTCACGGTCGCGCGCGCCGAGACCATCCGCGACGGGGATGCCCCGGACCGGCGCGACGCCGACGACGAGGTCGTCGAGGCCGAGCTGCTCGACGAGTAG